A genomic region of Micromonospora sp. NBC_01796 contains the following coding sequences:
- a CDS encoding heavy metal translocating P-type ATPase, with the protein MRADMATGADQSDIEPHDHHQGHHGTGGGHQGHDKHAGHDPEVFRRKFWLSLALTVPIVVTSHMVMDWFGYSLDFPGMSWVGPVLGSVVFFYGGWPFLVGGLAEVRDRAPGMMLLISMAITVAYVASLATSAGAFDLDFWWELAALVTIMLLGHWQEMKAIGQAQGALSALAALLPDDAERIGDDGRVGRVPVPELRVGDLVLVRPGARVPADGQITDGRAELDESMITGESRPVRREPGDRVVAGTVATDSAIRVRIAAVGDDTALAGIQRLVAQAQASSGRAQVLADRFAALLFYVALSAAVLTFGAWAAFGDVDEAVVRTVTVLVIACPHALGLAIPLVIALSTAVAAKAGILVKDRLALERMRTVQAVLFDKTGTLTRGVHTVTGLAVAPGQTQDEVLRLAGAVEADSEHPLARAIVAAAAERGVTATATDFRSLTGRGVRATIDGRDYAVGGPALLRELDVRVPAELAATTDVWSGRGAAVLHLVRIGDGSAEALGALGLADEVRPEAREAIAQLRRQGVRKIVMITGDARPVAEAVAADLGFRPGVDEVFAEVLPADKDRAVAELQARGLRVAMVGDGVNDAPALARADVGIAIGAGTDVAIESAGVVLASSDPRGVTGVIRLSKASYRKMVQNLGWAAGYNVVAIPLAAGVLSSAGLTLSPALGAVLMSASTIVVALNAQLLRRLPLTP; encoded by the coding sequence ATGCGAGCCGACATGGCGACCGGGGCGGATCAATCGGACATCGAGCCACATGACCACCACCAGGGACACCACGGGACGGGCGGCGGCCACCAGGGACACGACAAGCACGCCGGCCACGACCCGGAGGTGTTCCGGCGGAAGTTCTGGCTGAGCCTCGCCCTCACCGTGCCGATCGTCGTCACCAGCCACATGGTGATGGACTGGTTCGGCTACTCGCTCGACTTCCCCGGCATGTCCTGGGTCGGCCCGGTGCTCGGGTCGGTGGTGTTCTTCTACGGCGGCTGGCCGTTCCTCGTCGGCGGCCTCGCCGAGGTCCGGGACCGGGCGCCGGGCATGATGCTGCTGATCTCGATGGCGATCACCGTCGCGTACGTCGCCTCGCTGGCCACCAGCGCCGGCGCCTTCGACCTCGACTTCTGGTGGGAACTCGCCGCCCTGGTCACCATCATGCTGCTCGGCCACTGGCAGGAGATGAAGGCCATCGGGCAGGCCCAGGGAGCCCTGAGCGCCCTGGCCGCGCTGCTGCCCGACGACGCCGAGCGGATCGGGGACGACGGTCGGGTCGGTCGCGTACCGGTGCCGGAGCTGCGGGTGGGGGACCTGGTGCTGGTACGCCCCGGCGCCCGCGTACCGGCCGACGGGCAGATCACCGACGGCCGGGCGGAGCTGGACGAATCGATGATCACCGGAGAGTCCCGCCCGGTACGCAGGGAGCCCGGCGACCGGGTCGTGGCCGGCACGGTCGCCACCGACTCGGCGATCCGGGTCAGGATCGCGGCCGTCGGCGACGACACCGCCCTCGCCGGCATCCAACGACTCGTCGCCCAGGCGCAGGCGTCGAGCGGACGTGCGCAGGTGCTCGCCGACCGGTTCGCCGCGCTCCTGTTCTACGTCGCCCTGTCCGCCGCCGTACTGACCTTCGGTGCCTGGGCGGCCTTCGGCGACGTCGACGAGGCCGTGGTACGCACCGTCACGGTGCTCGTCATCGCCTGCCCACACGCCCTGGGACTGGCGATCCCGCTGGTGATCGCGCTCTCCACGGCGGTGGCGGCGAAGGCCGGGATCCTGGTCAAGGACCGGCTGGCGCTGGAGCGGATGCGCACCGTCCAGGCGGTTCTGTTCGACAAGACCGGCACCCTGACCAGGGGCGTGCACACGGTCACCGGCCTCGCCGTCGCACCCGGCCAGACGCAGGACGAGGTGCTCCGGCTCGCGGGTGCGGTCGAGGCCGACAGCGAGCACCCGCTCGCCAGGGCGATCGTCGCGGCGGCTGCCGAACGCGGCGTGACGGCCACCGCGACCGACTTCCGGTCACTGACCGGGCGCGGGGTACGGGCCACCATCGACGGCCGGGATTACGCCGTCGGCGGTCCCGCCCTGCTCCGCGAACTCGACGTACGGGTGCCGGCCGAGTTGGCGGCGACCACCGACGTCTGGTCGGGGCGGGGTGCGGCCGTACTGCACCTGGTCCGGATCGGGGACGGGTCGGCCGAGGCGCTGGGCGCGCTCGGGCTGGCCGACGAGGTCCGCCCCGAGGCGCGGGAGGCGATCGCCCAGTTGCGCCGGCAGGGCGTACGGAAGATCGTCATGATCACCGGCGACGCCCGGCCGGTCGCCGAGGCGGTCGCCGCCGACCTGGGCTTCCGGCCCGGTGTCGACGAGGTGTTCGCCGAGGTGCTGCCCGCCGACAAGGACCGGGCGGTGGCCGAGTTGCAGGCCCGTGGGCTCCGGGTGGCGATGGTCGGTGACGGGGTCAACGACGCCCCGGCGCTGGCCCGCGCCGACGTCGGGATCGCGATCGGTGCCGGCACCGACGTGGCGATCGAGTCCGCCGGGGTTGTCCTCGCCTCGTCCGACCCGCGCGGCGTGACCGGCGTGATCCGGCTGTCGAAGGCGTCCTACCGCAAGATGGTGCAGAACCTCGGCTGGGCCGCCGGCTACAACGTCGTCGCGATCCCGCTGGCCGCCGGAGTCCTCTCCTCGGCCGGCCTGACCCTCAGCCCAGCTCTGGGAGCCGTCCTCATGTCCGCCTCCACCATCGTCGTGGCCCTCAACGCCCAACTCCTCCGCCGCCTCCCCCTCACTCCCTGA
- a CDS encoding helix-turn-helix domain-containing protein, with the protein MDDNLESVLTAVGPRLRTLRRQREITLTSLSEATGISVSTLSRLESGQRRPTLELLLPLARAYGVQIDELVGAPPTGDPRVHLRPVNLNGMTLVPLTRRAGGLQAYKMLIPAARPTTVPEPKTHEGYEWLYVLSGRLRLVLGDQDLVLVPGEAAEFDTRVPHWFASADSTPVEVLSLFGRQGERAHVRARSLP; encoded by the coding sequence ATGGACGACAACCTGGAGAGCGTGCTCACCGCGGTCGGGCCCCGGCTGCGTACGCTGCGCCGGCAACGCGAGATCACGCTGACCAGCCTCTCCGAGGCGACCGGCATCTCCGTCTCCACCCTGTCCCGGCTGGAGTCCGGTCAACGTCGTCCCACCCTGGAACTGCTCCTGCCCCTGGCCCGCGCGTACGGGGTCCAGATCGACGAGCTGGTCGGCGCCCCGCCGACCGGGGACCCCCGGGTCCACCTGCGCCCGGTCAACCTCAACGGGATGACCCTGGTGCCGCTGACCCGTCGCGCCGGCGGGCTCCAGGCGTACAAGATGCTCATTCCGGCGGCCCGGCCGACAACCGTGCCGGAGCCGAAGACCCACGAGGGCTACGAGTGGCTCTACGTCCTCAGCGGGCGGCTCCGGCTGGTCCTCGGCGACCAGGATCTCGTCCTCGTACCGGGTGAGGCGGCCGAGTTCGACACCCGCGTACCGCACTGGTTCGCCAGCGCCGACTCCACACCCGTCGAGGTGCTCAGCCTCTTCGGACGCCAGGGCGAACGCGCCCACGTACGCGCCAGATCCCTACCCTGA
- a CDS encoding MFS transporter, giving the protein MQTEPGPPDPATGTDYPALRRVQRRVVVSILVVQAVFFLVFAMTGPLVSLIAERMTGSARGAGFAQALIFCGGVLVSIPLAALSAKRGRRAGIATGYLAGAAGSALVVVSATVSSYPLLLLGALGVGAALAAGLQARFAVTDLADADRIGRSMGILSWSAITGSVLGPPLAGGVEQLGAGSLAEFTAPFAAVAAGLAVAGLLVLVALRPDPLLLARSMGREPVRKRRNTRAALRASLRNPVIRRGIAVVVTVHTAMISLMNMAPIHLSHGAVTLTSIGLVIGAHSAAMYLPGPVVGYLSDRLGPYPLLVTGLGVMATAAFVLAMSPAGDTVMVGLGLTLLGVGWAAGYLAGSVLITSATEGQLRTMAQGASDFFVQLAAALGALLAGVMAAALGYDGLSIFWLAVIVALLFRILAVRPAATVGPTMAAAPSGPESPGSAPDRVDATNCR; this is encoded by the coding sequence GTGCAGACCGAGCCCGGCCCCCCGGATCCAGCCACCGGAACCGACTATCCAGCGCTCCGCCGCGTCCAGCGCCGCGTCGTCGTGTCGATCCTGGTGGTGCAGGCGGTGTTCTTCCTGGTCTTCGCGATGACCGGTCCGCTCGTCTCGCTCATCGCCGAGCGGATGACCGGATCGGCCCGTGGCGCCGGCTTCGCGCAGGCCCTCATCTTCTGCGGCGGGGTACTGGTCAGCATCCCGCTGGCCGCGCTGTCGGCGAAACGGGGTCGCCGCGCGGGGATCGCCACCGGCTACCTGGCCGGTGCCGCCGGCTCCGCGCTGGTGGTGGTCAGCGCGACCGTGTCGAGCTATCCGCTGCTGCTCCTCGGCGCGCTGGGCGTCGGCGCGGCGCTCGCGGCCGGGCTCCAGGCCAGATTCGCCGTGACCGACCTCGCCGACGCCGACCGGATCGGCCGGTCGATGGGCATCCTGTCCTGGAGCGCCATCACCGGATCCGTACTCGGCCCACCGCTGGCCGGTGGGGTGGAACAGCTCGGTGCGGGAAGCCTCGCGGAGTTCACCGCACCGTTCGCCGCGGTGGCCGCGGGTCTCGCCGTGGCCGGTCTGCTGGTGCTGGTGGCCCTGCGGCCGGATCCCCTGCTGCTGGCCCGATCGATGGGACGCGAGCCGGTACGCAAGCGACGCAACACCCGTGCCGCGCTGAGGGCGAGCCTGCGCAATCCGGTGATCCGACGGGGGATCGCGGTGGTGGTCACCGTCCACACCGCGATGATCTCGCTGATGAACATGGCACCGATCCACCTGAGCCACGGCGCCGTGACGCTCACCTCCATCGGCCTGGTGATCGGCGCGCACTCCGCGGCGATGTACCTGCCCGGTCCCGTGGTGGGCTACCTGTCCGACCGGCTCGGGCCGTACCCACTGCTGGTGACGGGTCTCGGCGTGATGGCGACGGCCGCGTTCGTGCTCGCGATGTCACCGGCGGGTGACACGGTCATGGTCGGCCTCGGGCTGACGCTGCTCGGCGTCGGCTGGGCCGCCGGTTATCTCGCCGGCTCGGTGTTGATCACCTCTGCCACCGAGGGCCAGCTCCGGACGATGGCGCAGGGCGCCTCGGACTTCTTCGTCCAGCTCGCCGCCGCGCTGGGTGCCCTGCTGGCCGGTGTGATGGCCGCCGCGCTGGGTTACGACGGGCTGTCGATCTTCTGGCTCGCGGTGATCGTCGCGCTGCTGTTCCGGATCCTGGCGGTTCGTCCGGCGGCGACGGTCGGCCCGACGATGGCCGCCGCGCCTTCCGGGCCGGAGTCACCGGGGTCGGCGCCCGACAGGGTCGACGCGACGAACTGTCGATGA
- a CDS encoding YciI family protein, with protein sequence MRYLALLRAKQPTTPVPPELMAAIAKLGEEATTSGSLLDTGGLAPSAAGARVTVAGGDLTVTDGPFAEAKEVISYALYEVRAKEEVVEWTSRFMKAHRDLWPGWEGDADILKVFGPEDFPFPE encoded by the coding sequence ATGCGATACCTGGCACTGCTCCGGGCCAAACAGCCGACCACGCCCGTACCACCCGAGTTGATGGCGGCGATCGCCAAGCTCGGTGAGGAGGCGACCACCTCCGGCAGCCTGCTCGACACCGGTGGCCTGGCGCCGAGCGCGGCCGGCGCGCGGGTCACCGTCGCCGGCGGGGACCTGACCGTGACCGACGGCCCGTTCGCCGAGGCGAAGGAGGTCATCAGCTACGCCCTCTACGAGGTACGCGCCAAGGAGGAGGTGGTCGAGTGGACCTCCCGGTTCATGAAGGCGCACCGGGACCTCTGGCCGGGTTGGGAGGGCGACGCCGACATCCTGAAGGTGTTCGGGCCGGAGGACTTCCCGTTCCCGGAATGA
- a CDS encoding RNA polymerase sigma factor, producing the protein MTATDPAPDDPGQAARRAVEAVWRIESARLIARIARLVRDVGLAEEIAQDTLVAALVQWPATGVPDDPGPWLTATAKHRAVDLLRRQQRYATKLDLLGRDVEIQQEYAEAALDDILDDHIGDDLLRLIFTAAHPVLPVQARVALTLRMVGGLTTGEIARAFLVPEATAAQRIVRAKRALAAARVRFELPTPAELVDRLGSVLEIVYLIFNEGYAATGGPAWSRPELCQEALRLGRLLAGLLPDEPEVHGLAALMELQASRLGARTDPDGQPVLLPDQDRRRWDRLLVRRGLAALDRAETLGGGVYTLQAAIAACHARAARADLTDWSRIAALYEVLAHLQPSPVILLNRAVAVGLADDPVRGLALADDLAHERALRDYPQLPAVRGELLARLGRADEARAEFTRAAALTRNDGERTLFRRRAEGLRGPTG; encoded by the coding sequence GTGACGGCTACCGATCCGGCACCGGACGATCCGGGGCAGGCCGCCAGGCGTGCCGTGGAGGCGGTCTGGCGGATCGAGTCCGCCCGGCTGATCGCCCGGATCGCCCGGCTGGTCCGCGACGTCGGGCTGGCCGAGGAGATCGCCCAGGACACCCTGGTCGCCGCGCTCGTGCAGTGGCCGGCGACCGGCGTACCCGATGATCCCGGGCCGTGGCTGACGGCGACCGCGAAACATCGCGCGGTCGACCTGCTGCGGCGGCAGCAGCGGTACGCGACCAAGCTCGACCTGCTCGGCCGCGACGTCGAGATCCAGCAGGAGTACGCCGAGGCGGCCCTCGACGACATCCTCGACGACCACATCGGCGACGATCTGCTGCGGCTGATCTTCACGGCCGCGCACCCGGTGCTGCCGGTGCAGGCGCGGGTGGCGCTGACCCTGCGGATGGTCGGCGGCCTCACCACCGGCGAGATCGCCCGCGCGTTCCTCGTGCCGGAGGCCACCGCGGCCCAGCGCATCGTCCGGGCCAAACGCGCGCTCGCCGCCGCGCGGGTCCGGTTCGAGCTGCCCACCCCGGCCGAACTCGTCGACCGGCTCGGCTCGGTACTGGAGATCGTCTACCTGATCTTCAACGAGGGGTACGCCGCGACCGGTGGCCCGGCCTGGTCCCGACCCGAGCTGTGCCAGGAGGCGCTGCGGCTGGGTCGACTCCTCGCCGGCCTGCTGCCGGACGAACCCGAGGTGCACGGCCTGGCGGCCCTGATGGAGCTGCAAGCCTCCAGGCTGGGCGCCCGGACCGACCCGGACGGGCAGCCGGTGCTCCTGCCGGACCAGGACCGCCGCCGCTGGGACCGGCTGCTCGTTCGTCGAGGGCTCGCCGCCCTCGACCGTGCCGAGACACTCGGCGGCGGCGTCTACACCCTCCAGGCCGCGATCGCCGCCTGCCATGCCCGCGCCGCCCGCGCGGACCTGACCGACTGGTCCCGGATCGCGGCACTCTACGAGGTGCTCGCCCACCTCCAGCCGTCCCCGGTGATCCTGCTGAACCGGGCCGTCGCGGTCGGCCTCGCCGACGACCCGGTACGCGGACTCGCCCTCGCCGACGACCTCGCCCACGAGCGGGCGCTGCGTGACTACCCCCAACTCCCGGCCGTGCGCGGAGAACTGCTGGCCCGGCTCGGACGGGCGGACGAGGCACGCGCGGAGTTCACCCGAGCCGCCGCCCTCACCCGCAACGACGGCGAGCGGACCCTGTTCCGGCGGCGTGCCGAGGGCCTGCGCGGCCCGACCGGCTAG
- a CDS encoding ABC transporter ATP-binding protein, with product MRLLRDLWATSPRRVAAVACLIVLGAAGQSAALALAGPVLVDRSTTLFAVLALSLVVAVLSDLVVGLVTAGLTADWAADVRRRLCRVALGQDLPRLETTPVGELLDRIDGDVYQVAAELRGSGVRIVQMLTAGVLSIALAVGVWWPAGVVMLLLGVLLAIGLAGPTRKIGPARMGEEEAWSDLAAVMEESIHGQDDIRTSLARPYVLRMYAQRASRVLARGRVVWVLSARVTTVAVGVTRAGIAAVVLGGVWALTNDRIDGARLTAVWLLALAFGATVEHVSRMVPELQYALGAWGRVQLLRDSPQEPAGGAQPADGDLEIRGLTFGYGTTGSDGGRRLALRDVRLTFTRGHSYALIGRTGSGKSTLAKVLTRAVDVPRGAVFLGGTDLCDLDLEGLRRWIGVVPQRTEILAGTLAENVALFDPQLHASAAGALDELGLTPWVADLPDGMETKLGEGGHVLSAGQEQLVAFARILVRDPHVVILDEATARMDPVTESRVQLATERLLRDRIGIVIAHRLSSVRRCDEVVVLADGEVVEAGPLRESERFARLLASTQATFDAEPEPVRRIGIGVGVGAGGGLALAPPDGDTLLRVDPVRGAGSGAATANGTATAVVPAPERTAVRAKADPPPLPEPARARTVREIFRLAGNDPRFGLGALGMFLFMVLLGLDGAILPWLWADLVDGLGDPFWPAVGIMAGLVAVVPMSYFTGRWFPEWWVRQMLRISLRLVHGQTGARRVSGHTPAEVVAQGGDTERVVMLADNLLDQAACFVLLISMTLVSGTPVPALFFGGTILFSGLAAALFGPILERSARKTVAARAAFATALVSSLSAARTVKLAGATRSVLAHLARLDVIRSDRQRREISTQVWARSTPSMIGGLLPIAAWALYLNGSLSSGATLVAVSTLGAVRWFAWTTASLVSQLPSARVWTRRTVAMSGVGAYSAAVPGVDLSEGTAPAPEAAPRHPLRRLDLVGFSAVHEDGTVGVHEVDLTVETGQLVLVVGPVGAGKSSLLRALAGIVHHTGDMRWNGQPVTEPELFLRPNQVGYVAQLPRVLSGTVADNIRLGHEVDAVGAISTAQLEHDLAAAGGGLGLLIGHKGTRLSGGQLQRLALARALAPRTELLIADDVSSALDVTTELELWRALRGHGVTVVGSTSKRAALAQADLVVVLVDGAVVARGTWRELADRWGHLAG from the coding sequence ATGCGCCTGCTCCGCGATCTGTGGGCCACCTCACCGCGCCGTGTCGCGGCCGTGGCCTGTCTCATCGTGCTCGGTGCCGCCGGGCAGTCCGCCGCGTTGGCGCTGGCCGGGCCGGTGCTGGTGGACCGCTCGACCACCCTGTTCGCCGTGCTGGCCCTGTCCCTGGTCGTCGCCGTGCTCAGCGACCTGGTGGTCGGCCTCGTCACGGCCGGGCTGACCGCCGACTGGGCCGCCGACGTCCGCCGCCGGCTCTGCCGGGTCGCCCTCGGTCAGGACCTGCCGAGACTGGAGACCACACCGGTCGGGGAACTGCTCGACCGGATCGACGGCGACGTCTACCAGGTCGCCGCCGAACTGCGCGGCAGCGGCGTACGGATCGTGCAGATGCTGACCGCCGGGGTGCTGTCGATCGCGCTCGCGGTCGGCGTCTGGTGGCCGGCCGGAGTGGTCATGCTGCTGCTCGGCGTACTGCTGGCGATCGGCCTGGCCGGACCCACCCGGAAGATCGGTCCGGCCCGGATGGGCGAGGAGGAAGCCTGGTCGGACCTGGCCGCGGTGATGGAGGAGTCGATCCACGGACAGGACGACATCCGTACCAGCCTGGCCCGGCCGTACGTGCTGCGGATGTACGCCCAACGCGCCAGCCGGGTACTGGCCCGGGGACGGGTGGTGTGGGTGCTCTCCGCACGGGTCACCACCGTCGCCGTCGGTGTCACCCGCGCCGGCATCGCCGCGGTGGTCCTCGGCGGGGTCTGGGCGCTGACCAACGACCGGATCGACGGGGCCCGGCTCACCGCCGTCTGGCTGCTCGCCCTCGCCTTCGGCGCGACCGTCGAACACGTCAGCCGGATGGTGCCCGAGTTGCAGTACGCCCTCGGCGCCTGGGGGCGGGTGCAGTTGCTGCGCGACTCCCCGCAGGAGCCGGCCGGTGGCGCCCAGCCGGCCGACGGCGACCTGGAGATACGCGGCCTCACCTTCGGCTACGGCACGACCGGGTCGGACGGCGGACGCCGGCTGGCCCTGCGGGACGTCCGACTGACCTTCACCCGTGGCCACTCGTACGCCCTGATCGGGCGTACCGGCTCCGGCAAGTCGACCCTGGCCAAGGTGCTCACCCGGGCCGTCGACGTACCGCGCGGTGCGGTGTTCCTCGGCGGGACCGACCTGTGCGACCTGGACCTGGAGGGCCTGCGCCGGTGGATCGGCGTGGTCCCGCAGCGGACCGAGATCCTCGCCGGAACGCTCGCCGAGAACGTCGCCCTGTTCGACCCGCAACTGCACGCCTCGGCCGCCGGGGCGCTGGACGAGTTGGGCCTGACCCCCTGGGTCGCGGACCTGCCAGACGGGATGGAGACCAAGCTCGGCGAGGGCGGGCACGTGCTCTCGGCCGGGCAGGAGCAACTGGTCGCGTTCGCCCGGATCCTGGTCCGGGATCCGCACGTGGTGATCCTCGACGAGGCCACCGCCCGGATGGACCCGGTCACCGAGTCACGGGTGCAGTTGGCCACCGAACGGCTGCTGCGGGACAGGATCGGGATCGTCATCGCGCACCGGCTGTCCTCGGTGCGGCGCTGCGACGAGGTGGTGGTGCTCGCCGACGGCGAGGTGGTCGAGGCCGGACCGCTGCGCGAGTCGGAGCGCTTCGCCCGGCTGCTCGCCAGTACCCAGGCCACCTTCGATGCCGAGCCGGAACCGGTCCGCCGGATCGGGATCGGGGTGGGCGTCGGTGCCGGCGGCGGGCTCGCGCTGGCCCCGCCGGACGGCGACACCCTGCTGCGGGTGGACCCGGTCCGGGGCGCGGGGAGCGGCGCGGCGACGGCTAACGGCACCGCCACGGCGGTGGTGCCCGCACCGGAACGGACCGCCGTACGGGCGAAGGCCGATCCGCCGCCGCTGCCCGAACCGGCACGTGCGCGTACCGTTCGGGAGATCTTCCGGCTGGCCGGTAACGACCCCCGGTTCGGGCTCGGCGCGCTCGGGATGTTCCTGTTCATGGTGCTGCTCGGACTCGACGGGGCGATCCTGCCGTGGCTCTGGGCCGACCTGGTCGACGGACTGGGGGACCCGTTCTGGCCGGCCGTAGGGATCATGGCCGGGCTGGTGGCCGTGGTGCCGATGTCGTACTTCACCGGGCGGTGGTTCCCGGAGTGGTGGGTCCGGCAGATGCTCCGGATCAGCCTGCGGCTGGTGCACGGACAGACCGGGGCCCGCCGGGTCAGCGGACACACCCCGGCCGAGGTCGTCGCCCAGGGCGGCGACACCGAACGGGTGGTGATGCTCGCCGACAACCTGCTCGACCAGGCGGCCTGTTTCGTACTGCTGATCTCGATGACGCTGGTGTCGGGGACGCCGGTCCCGGCCCTCTTCTTCGGCGGCACGATCCTGTTCTCCGGACTGGCCGCCGCCCTGTTCGGGCCGATCCTGGAGCGCTCCGCGCGCAAGACGGTCGCCGCCCGGGCCGCGTTCGCGACCGCCCTGGTGTCGTCCCTCTCGGCCGCCCGTACGGTGAAACTGGCCGGTGCGACCCGGTCGGTGCTGGCACACCTCGCCCGACTCGACGTCATCCGCAGCGATCGGCAGCGGCGGGAGATCTCGACCCAGGTGTGGGCCCGCTCCACCCCCTCGATGATCGGTGGACTCCTGCCGATCGCCGCCTGGGCGCTCTACCTCAACGGCTCGCTGTCGTCGGGCGCGACCCTGGTGGCGGTCTCGACCCTGGGAGCGGTGCGGTGGTTCGCCTGGACCACGGCGTCCCTGGTCTCGCAACTGCCCTCGGCCCGGGTCTGGACCCGGCGTACGGTCGCGATGAGCGGGGTCGGGGCGTACTCGGCGGCGGTGCCGGGGGTGGACCTCTCCGAGGGAACCGCACCCGCACCGGAGGCGGCACCCCGGCATCCGCTGCGCCGGCTGGACCTGGTCGGCTTCAGCGCCGTCCACGAGGACGGGACGGTCGGCGTACACGAGGTCGACCTGACCGTCGAGACCGGGCAACTGGTGCTGGTGGTCGGGCCGGTCGGCGCGGGCAAGTCGTCGCTGCTGCGAGCCCTGGCCGGGATCGTCCACCACACCGGGGACATGCGCTGGAACGGGCAGCCGGTCACCGAACCCGAACTGTTCCTCCGCCCCAACCAGGTCGGTTACGTCGCACAGCTCCCGCGGGTGCTCTCCGGCACGGTGGCCGACAACATCCGGCTCGGGCACGAGGTGGACGCCGTCGGTGCGATCTCGACCGCGCAGCTGGAGCACGACCTGGCGGCGGCCGGGGGCGGGCTCGGGCTGCTGATCGGGCACAAGGGGACACGGCTGTCCGGTGGGCAGTTGCAGCGGCTCGCCCTGGCCCGCGCCCTGGCACCGCGTACGGAGTTGCTGATCGCCGACGACGTCTCCTCGGCCCTCGACGTCACCACCGAGTTGGAACTGTGGCGGGCGTTGCGCGGGCACGGGGTGACCGTGGTCGGATCGACCTCGAAGCGGGCCGCGTTGGCACAGGCAGACCTGGTGGTCGTGCTGGTCGACGGCGCGGTGGTGGCCCGGGGTACGTGGCGGGAACTGGCCGACCGTTGGGGTCACCTCGCGGGGTGA
- a CDS encoding DUF998 domain-containing protein, translating into MSQTNPPVTAEAAADRPAAAGLRLTGRLLAAGVVAGPLYVLVSVAQMLVRDGFDPTRHAWSLLANGTAGWVQSTNLIVTGLLVVAGAVGLRRTLDPGRASTWAPRLLGSYGLGLVSGGMFRADPGQGFPPGTPEQGTGTSWHGLLHFGLGGVGFVALVAACFVLARRFVADDQRGWAVFSRLTGALFLAGFVAVAGGGGSSWATLSFTVAIVLAWTWLSLVSAYHHGRSRRLHR; encoded by the coding sequence ATGTCCCAGACGAATCCGCCCGTCACGGCCGAGGCGGCGGCCGACCGACCGGCCGCCGCCGGGCTCAGGCTCACCGGGCGGCTCCTGGCCGCCGGTGTCGTCGCCGGTCCGCTGTACGTCCTGGTGTCGGTGGCCCAGATGCTGGTACGGGACGGCTTCGACCCGACCCGGCACGCCTGGAGCCTGCTCGCCAACGGCACGGCGGGATGGGTCCAGAGCACCAACCTGATCGTGACCGGCCTCCTGGTGGTCGCCGGGGCGGTAGGGCTGCGACGCACCCTCGACCCCGGACGGGCCAGCACCTGGGCGCCCCGGCTGCTCGGGAGCTACGGCCTGGGTCTGGTGTCCGGCGGGATGTTCCGGGCCGACCCGGGACAGGGCTTCCCACCGGGTACGCCGGAGCAGGGCACCGGCACCTCCTGGCACGGTCTGCTCCACTTCGGCCTGGGCGGCGTCGGCTTCGTCGCCTTGGTCGCGGCGTGTTTTGTGCTCGCCCGCCGGTTCGTCGCCGACGACCAGCGAGGATGGGCGGTGTTCTCGCGCCTGACCGGGGCACTGTTCCTCGCCGGGTTCGTCGCCGTGGCCGGTGGTGGCGGCAGTTCCTGGGCGACGCTGTCGTTCACCGTGGCGATCGTCCTGGCCTGGACCTGGCTCTCGCTGGTGTCGGCGTACCACCATGGCCGGTCCCGCCGGCTCCACCGATGA
- a CDS encoding class I SAM-dependent methyltransferase yields the protein MFTREFWDERYGSAERIWSGNPNPHLVDTVTDVVPATALDVGSGEGADAIWLAARGWQVTGVDISGVALQRAAERATEQGADIADRLTWQQVDVMSWDPAPARYDLVSAQFMHLPRPALRALHRRLAAAVRPGGTLLIVGHHPSDLDTSMGRPDRADLMFTAEQVAATLDPNEWDITAATPPRQATDPEGRTITIHDAVLRATRRH from the coding sequence CTGTTCACCCGCGAGTTCTGGGACGAGCGGTACGGTTCCGCCGAGCGGATCTGGAGCGGGAACCCGAACCCGCACCTCGTCGACACCGTCACCGACGTGGTCCCGGCTACCGCGTTGGACGTCGGCAGCGGTGAGGGCGCCGACGCGATCTGGCTCGCCGCCCGGGGCTGGCAGGTCACCGGTGTCGACATCTCGGGAGTGGCACTGCAACGCGCCGCCGAGCGGGCCACCGAGCAGGGCGCCGACATCGCCGACCGGCTCACCTGGCAACAGGTCGACGTGATGTCCTGGGATCCCGCACCGGCACGGTACGACCTGGTGTCGGCCCAGTTCATGCACCTGCCCCGGCCTGCGCTCCGGGCGCTGCACCGCCGGCTGGCGGCGGCCGTACGGCCGGGTGGGACCCTGCTCATCGTCGGTCATCACCCGTCGGACCTGGACACCTCGATGGGGCGTCCCGACCGGGCCGACCTCATGTTCACCGCCGAACAGGTCGCGGCGACCCTGGACCCGAACGAATGGGACATCACCGCCGCGACGCCGCCTCGGCAGGCCACCGATCCGGAGGGCCGGACCATCACCATCCACGACGCCGTCCTGCGGGCCACCCGCCGCCACTGA